From a region of the Zingiber officinale cultivar Zhangliang chromosome 4B, Zo_v1.1, whole genome shotgun sequence genome:
- the LOC121978144 gene encoding protein TIC110, chloroplastic-like: MCVTCVFDEVEVYEKIPSDLSIDAEKAKGIVKEHAKSILANSLVQAIALLRQKNHDGVMPLYCVYLKSIPKLEKFALLQYLLCICYVIASILRTFFNS, from the exons ATGTGTGTCACATGTGTATTTGACGAAGTGGAGGTTTATGAGAAGATCCCCTCAGATCTTAGCATAGATGCAGAAAAAGCCAAAGGGATAGTGAAGGAGCATGCGAAGAGCATACTAGCAAATTCATTGGTTCAAGCTATTGCACTGCTCAGACAGAAGAACCACGATGGAGTG ATGCCCTTATACTGTGTGTATCTAAAGAGCATCCCAAAACTAGAGAAGTTTGCACTGTTACAATATCTCCTCTGCATCTGTTATGTTATTGCCTCTATACTAAGGACATTCTTCAATAGTTAA